DNA sequence from the Bufo bufo chromosome 3, aBufBuf1.1, whole genome shotgun sequence genome:
tacatttcctctaaccccagacacattactctctaacGGTTGTTTCAATGACTCTGGCTGCGCTAAGCACTGAGAATgttcatcttctgtcctcctgcagagagcagacaattcccttacagcatcCTGTGcgtgcgtcaggctttcagacAACCATCCATTCTCCTTGcacagctcagtattacacctcacagtacattcatactcagggctagcttcagctgcctgctggatattgagttctcaatttaacaatttccacttttaaatcctccacttctccttccaaactcagcttcagcctacaagactcctgatatttatccgctatccaaccagcagcaaaaatcagatcatacttgcctttccttttgtgccattttctggtaccgatcaggtttgcaacataattctgagcctgcagccatggttcagtagatccctgcatagcctgaagaatggccgccgtgtccttcaactttgcaacttctttaaaaatactttccattctACAGGAAtacaaacaccacaatggttgctacaaaaaacaaaacactggtaccgatctctaggagttgtcccaatacttctggcacagaactacaagcacctcctttctacactgtagtgcCCGTATTAACTATGCTAAACAAGTCTACAAtccagtgtaacagccacagatatacaaacattaagcagaatcatcaactataggacgatttcactgctaaactgccactaatgggtcacacaatgattcctgtatcagactggtcactgagctataccataaccgaacactcaaccgatatccagcacaaaacttaccaACACAAAAttaaactgtacatagaaagttacaaaaagacaagataactattctggacaaaTCTGACATTTgaagcaaaaacaaacaaatcGCTTTCCATAGACACCAATACTAAAAGTGAACCAGCTCAAACTGAAATGAATTCCTTGTTAAAACCTGCAGCACCAAACTAACCAAGATGTCTGCCAAAGCCACATGTtcttcacacaaaggaaatcaaagATGGCCAACAAAACCACATGGCTTGACACAAAGGAAGACCAGATGGCCGACAAAACCACATGTtcttcacacaaaggaaatcaaagatggccgacaaaaccacatggcctgacacaaaggaagacaagatggccgacaaaaccaCATGGCCTGACACAAAAGGAAGACAAGACGGTgtctacaaaatccagcaatagaaaatccaaattaaacaaaacagtttctatattccctgtGCCCCACCCCCAAAACCAGAGCAAACCTCCACTCTGCGGGCGATTTACaggctaacaatataaaaatcctctctaaatgctgtctctaatgtacaaacactaaaaaaaattgctgcctCTACAAAATCACAAtaatataaaagttaagaagttacaacaaaaaaacacgataccctgtactgctcagcacacacatcacaatctctgtacaatcaactcagatccaccaaaaactacacaacgGAGAAGCACTCACCTCGTCCTTACACAAATAGAGCGAAAGCGTTCTTTCATCAAGCAGAAATTTCCTCTCTGACGCAGCAGATAAAACTAGTTTACTTTTCTCTCCCCtttacctgctgtgcagagaaAATAAAATCTGTTGGATCCTTCCCATCTCGCCATCTATAATATAAATATTTGTAGtagaaatccgctcgcatcagactttgtgtaaggaaaggaaaATCTCTTCGCGACTCAGACAAAGGTGTTATCATCTTCAGTTCTGCTGAGCAACTTCCCCTCCTGCCCAGTCTCTTTCACTTTTATTTCTTACTCACAAAAGGGGTAACAATAGAAAGGAGCCGGCCCATCACCCGACCACttccttcatgtaacaaggatgcaggaagtgatgacatacgggaagtgatgacatacaggaagtgatgacatacaggaagtgatgatatacaggaagacaagacaccatcatttagaataacctagccaGCTGACAgccattaccactggagtgaaCCTTATCCATCCTTGCTCAGTGATcgatgccagataaagttactatgatcctcatgcatgtttatttacaggacagcgtcattatctccagcggctgatcaggcgcactagagacaacaaacgcacgttcctttcatatattgttctcttaacaaatgcatccacgccaagccaataaatctgcgtcttgcgcgggggccctagccggcgtccatacatcagccaagaaaaccctgctctgctgaacacatcagtctcccccggcccacagcccagcgcttagcacatggaccattcgcggacggagacctctgcgcccggcagctgtgtgaggacatacacgggaagatatccactccaatggtttaccctgacactgagagacatggtgacaatacacaatatattagaaacacatcctaataaaacttCCACAACATGAGCTGCCCTCTGAGTGACAGAAGTAGTGGTCTCTTGGTTGGATGCTGCAGCTCTCACTCACAGGGGCTGCTTCTGGGCGGTCAGTGACGTAGATGAAGCGCTGATTAGGACACACAATGCAAGAATAATAAACTACATTACCACAATTTTTATTTGCATAACCACGTTCTTGTATGTAGCGCTAACAGGATAGCCCCACCTCTGATGCTAGCTCCGCCGGCATCAATAGCCCCTCCTACATCACTAGCTCAGTTTCCATTGCCTCAGACACCATAGCCTGGGAACTGGGTGACACCCTGGACACATCATAAGCAGCAGCTGGGGAACATCATGGGCAGCAACAGGGCACCAAGATACAACCTAGAAGCCATCTTCTGTGCATGATAACAACTTAGTGACCTTCTGTCTCTGTAGCTggcgacctgtcctaggttgctaacatagcttatatgtttatacagctagacctgagaataaccttaatacagttcctatgtttgtgtgttaaagacaaaagcagagttatttacagtgacttcatgttttggatgtcatgtaactgttatatatattgtgttcatagaagggcagaagtctagaccaatcacagccagcctcacacacagcccgtgtgggaaattcccctaacaGGAGCTGctcgaatcattattcaccagagagaggagctgaacagacacacactccactaagagctgtgttttatggaagcaagaggccaaaataggcatttaaaacagttatataatgttcctactgttaatatagtgattagaactgtatactgaactggttatatgtgtgtttacttacaattccaccatacaaacgaactactgagtcatacaatcatacaatccaaacaaattgcatacaaatgcgaactgctcataccagatcataagtaattgcatagagcaaactgcaaaccaagtagagcaagtgaactattggttaacctcaggtatacctctcagagagatcataaagtgcttaaataacttaaagtgagagtacagatactgaagagagaaatatatccaccattttatgttgaatgacaatattgaacagttgaaccaccatcttatgcataccgccacatTGTGATACCTTTCCAACATgtcttatgtacatggactatctgctgcagaggcggcagtgttatatatgaagaaaagttgaagttaataaagaagttatttcaagcatttggtgtgttctttaaacctactgtttccatagaacggcgctagaggaattacagcgtaatagacagtctggttagactaaaagtcagagatataaaaattcttctaatgccacatcgCAAAAGGcatttcatagtgctgcgcctgccacagtctcCTGGATGTAGTGATGTGTCCTAGGAATAACAGCATATCAGCCCCCCACCCGATATCCTTATTCGTCCTTGACTAGAATCTGTAGCAGATATGGAAGGTTAGCTGAAGACCATTCGTCCACCACTGAAGGACAGAAGGTGTGAATACATATCTTAGAAACACTTCGGTGACACGAGCCTTAGTGGCTGCACTGTGAAGCTGATGATCCTTGAAGACACTTTCCAGTGTAGCAAAACCTCAGCTTTCTATATCTGGATCCTGTCTGTAACTGCAAAAACATCCCTCTTGACCGTATAACCATTCATAGGATCGTGGCCTACACACAACCATCAACTACACGAGGCAAAGAACCATCAATGAGACAGAGACAGACTCTTCATTAGTTTTATTCCGATTTCCAGAAATGTTCCAGTAACCTAATGCCCCTTGTTGAGATGATTTTTCCAGCCTACGTGACCCCAGGAGGACCGTCGCaaccacgaacatttctcatggaACAATCTGTCTTTATAAATAGTTATCGTACTACAGGGCAGGTAACAAGAACATGGCCCAATGTTAATTACACAGGGGTTGAATCTGGGTAGCATTGGACCCTAAGGGCATGTAATACTGCAATACTCCCGCAGATACCGGCCTTGCGCACAACTTTTACACTACTGGAATTGAGTCAGACACGCTGAAATGTAGTTGAAGACACATTCATCCTCTTACAGGACTGCAGACCCACTGCTCGGAAGTAGTGTTGTACAAAACATTCAGTCATGGGACACATAGACCACATCCGGGCTACATGCTGCACACTCACACACACGGAGAAGGATGCTGCAGTCACCATCCGCAGTCATTGTGAAAGGGAGTGTGACATACAAATATCCCCACTCTAGTAACTACAGCCAACCTCCCGAAATATACAGAACTCCTGCCCGCTCCAATCTCCTATTATGATTAAAGGAAAATGCTGAGGGAAAAATAATACAACAGAAAGATGTGGTGAGGGATGTCATCAGCAAGTGCTAGAGAACCAGCGTGAAGTGCTGCAGGCAATGCACAATAACAGAAGAGGAGAGCGTAGAGCGGATGTCTACAGAAGAGGAGAATGTAGAGCGGATGTCTACAGAAGAGGAGAGTGTAGAGCGGATGTCTACAGAAGAGGAGAGTGTAGAGCGGATGTCTACAGAAGAGGGGAGTGTAGAGCGGATGTCTACAGAAGAGGGGAGTGTAGAGCGGATGTCGACAGAAGAGAAGAGTGTAGAGTGGATGTCGACAGAAGAGAAGAGTGTAGAGCGGATGTCGACAGAAGAGGAGAGCGTAGAGCGGATGTCTACAGAAGAGGGGAGTGTAGAGCGGATGTCTACAGAAGAGGAGAATGTAGAGCGGATGTCTACAGAAGAGGAGAGTGTAGAGCAGATGTCTACAGAAGAGGAGAGTGTAGAGCAGATGTCTACAGAAGAGGAGAGTGTAGAGCGGATGTCTACAGAAGAGGAGAGTGTAGAGCAGACGTCTACAGAACATGAGACCGTATAGCAGACGTCTACAGAAAAGGAGAGTGTAGAGCGGATGTCTACAGAAAAGGAGAGTGTAAAGTGGTCTACAGAAGAGGAGAGCATACAGCGGATGTCTACAGAAGAGGAGAGCATACAGCGGATGTCTACAGAAGAGGAGAGCATACAGCGGATGTCTACAGAAGAGGAGAGCATACAGCGGATGTCTACAGAAGAGGAGAGCATACAGCGGATGTCTACAGAAGAGGAGAGTTTAGATCGAATGTCTACAGAAGATGAGTGCGTATAGCAGACGTCTATAGATGATCTGAAGAGAAATGGATGTCTGTAGAAGAGTGGGGTGCAGAGCGGAGGATGCCTAAAGAGCAGTGGAGTGGATGTCTGTAGAAGAGTGCAGGAGACCTGAAGAGCAGTGGAGTGGATGTCCGTAGCATAGTGGGGTGTAGAGCGGAGGAGACCTGAAAAGCAGTGGAGTGGATGTCTGTAGAAGAGTGCAGGAGACCTGAAgagcagtggagtgaatgtccgtAGCATAGTGGGGTGTAGAGCGGAGGAGACCTGAAAAGCAGTGGAGTGGATGTCTGTAGAAGAGTGGAGGAGACCTGAAGAGCAGTGGAGTGGATGTCTGTAAAAGAATGGGGTGCAGAGCGGGGGGGACCTGAAGAGCAGTGGAGTGGATGTCTGTAGAATAGTGGGGTGTAGAGCGGAGGAGACCTGAAGAGCAGTGGAGTGGATGTCTGTAGAATAGTGGGGTGTAAAGCGGAGGAGACCTGAAGAGCAGTGGAGTGGATGTCCGTACCATAGTGAGGTGTAGAGCGGAGGAGACCTGAAGAGCAGTGGAGTGGATGTCTGTAGAATAGTGGGGTGTAGAGCGGAGGAGACCTGAAGAGCAGTGGAGTGGATGTCCGTAGAATAATGGGGTGTAGAGTGGAGGAGACCTGAAGAGCAGTGGAGTGGATGTCTGTAAAAGAGTGGGGTGTAGAGTGGAGGAGACCTGAAGAGCAGTGGAGTGGATGTCTGTAAAAGAGTGGGGTGCAGAGCGGAGGAGACCTGAAGAGCAGTGGAGTGGATGTCTGTAGAAGAGCAGAGGAGACCTGAAGAGCAGTGGAGTGGATGTCTGTAGAAGAGTGGAGGAGACCTGAAGAGCAGTGGAGTGGATGTCTGTAGAATAGTGGGGTGTAGAGTGGAGGAGACCTGAGAGCAGTGGAGTGGATGTCTGTAAAAGAGTGGGGTGTAGAGTGGTTGAGACCTGAAGAGCAGTGGAGTGGATGTCCATAGAATAGTGGGGTGCAGAGCGGAGGAGACCCGAAGAGCAGTGGAGTGGATGTCTGTAGAAGAGTGGGGTGCAGAGCGGAGGAGACCTGAAGAGTAATGGAGTGGATGTCTGTAGAATAGTGGAGGAGACCTGAAGAGCAGTGGAGTGGATGTCTGTAGAAGAGTGGAGGAGACCTGAAGAGCAGTGGAGTGGATGTCTGTAGAAGAGTGGAGGAGACCTGAAGAGTAATGGAGTGGATGTCTGTAGAATAGTGGGGTGCAGAGCGGAGGAGACCTGAAGAGCAGTGGAGTGGATGTCCGTAGAATAGTGGGGTGAAGAGCGGAGGAGACCTGAAGAGCAGTGGAGTGGATGTCTATAGAAGAGTGGGGTGCAGAGCGGAGGAGACCTGAAGAGCAGTGGAGTGGATGTCTGTAGAAGAGTGGAGGAGACCTGAAGAGCAGTGGAGTGGATGTCTGTAGAAGAGTGGAGGAGACCTGAAGAGCAGTGGAGTGGATGTCTGTAGAAGAGTGGGGTGGATATCTAGAAAATCGGAGGGCAGGAGTGACAGGGTTTTTAGAGCTGAGAAGACCGCTCAGAAGAATAAATAGTGGACATGTTCTGTAATATATAAGGACAAAGGAAGTTTGCGGAAGGAGAGGTGAGGTCTATGAGCTAACCCAATTAGCAAGACCTGCTGTGTGCCATGTACAAATGGACGGATGAGAAGAAGATAACCAGCACCACACAGGCCTTGCTCATGGGCTTCATACTGGTGGTCTGGTGACTGGCCACAATCTGCAGGTCACCGAGTGTCGGACATACAATCAGACACACTGATCTGCAGACACATGAAATGAGAAACAATCGACCATACAATGGACGCTCGCACTAGCACACGGTAATGTCACACACAATCCTTCATGCACACAACacttacatatacagtacacacgCAATCACAAACACGTAAAGAGAGAGATAAGCGGCGTGGTCACTGCTCCTCCAGCCAGGAGGGTTTGTCGCTGGCTGCGCTGCTTAGCTTGATGTTGAATTGTTGCAGTGAAGCTTCCAGCTGCTGTTGATTCCCAGCAAAGTATGAGGAGATGGCGTTATGGAAGAGGAGAAGCTGCTTGTGCATGACCTTCACCTGGAAGACAAAAGAGGACACGTAAGCCACAAACCAAGCAGAATCATGTCCTTGGAGGAGACAAGCATCAGCGGAGCGGCGACTGCGGTCACGTCAGCAGAGCGATGATTGGCACGGTCGGTAAGGTCAGTAGCTGGCACGTTCGGTAAGGTCAGTAGTTGGCACGGTCAGTAGCTGGCACGATCGATAAGGTCAGTAGCTGGCACGGGCGGTAAGGTCAGTAGCTGGCACGGGCGGTAAGGTCAGTAGCTGGCACGGTCAGTAGCTGGCACGGTCGATAAGGTCAGTAGCTGGCACGGGCGGTAAGGTCAGTAGCTGGCACGGTCAGTAGCTGGCACGGTCGATAAGGTCAGTAGCTGGCACGGTCGGTAAGGTCAGTAGCTGGCACGGTCGGTAAGGTCAGTAGCTGGCACGGTCGATAAGGTCAGTAGCTGGCACGGGCGGTAAGGTCAGTAGCTGGCACGGTCGATAAGGTCAGTAGCTGGCACGGGCGGTAAGGTCAGTAGCTGGCACGGTCGGTAAGGTCAGTAGCTGGCACGGTCGGTAAGGTCAGTAGCTGGCACGGGCGGTAAGGTCAGTAGCTGGCACGGTCGGTAAGGTCACACATGCCACGTGTCGGCTGTACCTTGTTTTCTTGTAAGAAGCGCAGCTTGATAGTTACATCTCCTCGCAGTTTCTCATATTTGCTTCGATGCGCCTGGAAGTTTTGCTGTGCGACCTCGATGCGGCAGAGAGTGGCGGCATCTCGTGGCCCCAGACTCAGCTCCTCCAAATCAGCCCGGTACGCATCGTACTCCAACCTGTAAGTCAACATCTGGATTCACTCACACAAACCACAACTAGCAGCATACGAGGCGGAGAAGCGAGGAGCTTCGGCCCCTTACATGTGGCCCCCTAGCAGCGACAGCTATGATTGGAGGAGAGGACACCAGGCTAAGTGTTAGCTTGTGGCTCTCACTCCAGACTTGTATCAGTGCAGCCTGAAGAAGGTCTGCTCGTTGTATTAGTACAGGCTGCAAACATCTATTGGATTTCAGTCTATCG
Encoded proteins:
- the ARFIP2 gene encoding arfaptin-2 isoform X8, which translates into the protein MVRTSTPLLFRSPPLYTPLFYRHPLHCSSGLLRSTPHYSTDIHSTALQVSSTLLQTSTPLLFRSPPLYTPLCYGHSLHCSSGLLRSTPHYATDIHSTALQVSCTLLQTSTPLLFRHPPLCTPLFYRHPFLFRSSIDVCYTHSSSVDIRSKLSSSVDIRCMLSSSVDIRCMLSSSVDIRCMLSSSVDIRCMLSSSVDIRCMLSSSVDHFTLSFSVDIRSTLSFSVDVCYTVSCSVDVCSTLSSSVDIRSTLSSSVDICSTLSSSVDICSTLSSSVDIRSTFSSSVDIRSTLPSSVDIRSTLSSSVDIRSTLFSSVDIHSTLFSSVDIRSTLPSSVDIRSTLPSSVDIRSTLSSSVDIRSTLSSSVDIRSTFSSSVDIRSTLSSSVIVHCLQHFTLVL
- the ARFIP2 gene encoding arfaptin-2 isoform X11 is translated as MDIHSTALQVSSTLHPTILQTSTPLLFRSPPLFYRHPLHCSSGLLCSSTDIHSTALQVSSALHPTLLQTSTPLLFRSPPLYTPLFYRHPLHCSSGLLHSTPHYSTDIHSTALQVSSALHPTILQTSTPLLFRSPPLYTPLFYRHPLHCSSGPPRSAPHSFTDIHSTALQVSSTLLQTSTPLLFRSPPLYTPLCYGHSLHCSSGLLRSTPHYATDIHSTALQVSCTLLQTSTPLLFRHPPLCTPLFYRHPFLFRSSIDVCYTHSSSVDIRSKLSSSVDIRCMLSSSVDIRCMLSSSVDIRCMLSSSVDIRCMLSSSVDIRCMLSSSVDHFTLSFSVDIRSTLSFSVDVCYTVSCSVDVCSTLSSSVDIRSTLSSSVDICSTLSSSVDICSTLSSSVDIRSTFSSSVDIRSTLPSSVDIRSTLSSSVDIRSTLFSSVDIHSTLFSSVDIRSTLPSSVDIRSTLPSSVDIRSTLSSSVDIRSTLSSSVDIRSTFSSSVDIRSTLSSSVIVHCLQHFTLVL
- the ARFIP2 gene encoding arfaptin-2 isoform X7, with the translated sequence MVRTSTPLLFRSPPLYTPLFYRHPLHCSSGLLRSTPHYSTDIHSTALQVPPALHPILLQTSTPLLFRSPALFYRHPLHCFSGLLRSTPHYATDIHSTALQVSCTLLQTSTPLLFRHPPLCTPLFYRHPFLFRSSIDVCYTHSSSVDIRSKLSSSVDIRCMLSSSVDIRCMLSSSVDIRCMLSSSVDIRCMLSSSVDIRCMLSSSVDHFTLSFSVDIRSTLSFSVDVCYTVSCSVDVCSTLSSSVDIRSTLSSSVDICSTLSSSVDICSTLSSSVDIRSTFSSSVDIRSTLPSSVDIRSTLSSSVDIRSTLFSSVDIHSTLFSSVDIRSTLPSSVDIRSTLPSSVDIRSTLSSSVDIRSTLSSSVDIRSTFSSSVDIRSTLSSSVIVHCLQHFTLVL
- the ARFIP2 gene encoding arfaptin-2 isoform X9, with translation MVRTSTPLLFRSPPLYTPLFYRHPLHCSSGLLRSTPHYSTDIHSTALQVSSALHPTMLRTFTPLLFRSPALFYRHPLHCFSGLLRSTPHYATDIHSTALQVSCTLLQTSTPLLFRHPPLCTPLFYRHPFLFRSSIDVCYTHSSSVDIRSKLSSSVDIRCMLSSSVDIRCMLSSSVDIRCMLSSSVDIRCMLSSSVDIRCMLSSSVDHFTLSFSVDIRSTLSFSVDVCYTVSCSVDVCSTLSSSVDIRSTLSSSVDICSTLSSSVDICSTLSSSVDIRSTFSSSVDIRSTLPSSVDIRSTLSSSVDIRSTLFSSVDIHSTLFSSVDIRSTLPSSVDIRSTLPSSVDIRSTLSSSVDIRSTLSSSVDIRSTFSSSVDIRSTLSSSVIVHCLQHFTLVL
- the ARFIP2 gene encoding arfaptin-2 isoform X17, translated to MDIHSTALQVSSTLHPTILQTSTPLLFRSPPLFYRHPLHCSSGLLCSSTDIHSTALQVSSTLLQTSTPLLFRSPPLYTPLCYGHSLHCSSGLLRSTPHYATDIHSTALQVSCTLLQTSTPLLFRHPPLCTPLFYRHPFLFRSSIDVCYTHSSSVDIRSKLSSSVDIRCMLSSSVDIRCMLSSSVDIRCMLSSSVDIRCMLSSSVDIRCMLSSSVDHFTLSFSVDIRSTLSFSVDVCYTVSCSVDVCSTLSSSVDIRSTLSSSVDICSTLSSSVDICSTLSSSVDIRSTFSSSVDIRSTLPSSVDIRSTLSSSVDIRSTLFSSVDIHSTLFSSVDIRSTLPSSVDIRSTLPSSVDIRSTLSSSVDIRSTLSSSVDIRSTFSSSVDIRSTLSSSVIVHCLQHFTLVL